One Solanum lycopersicum chromosome 4, SLM_r2.1 DNA window includes the following coding sequences:
- the LOC101258849 gene encoding transcription factor bHLH75 — MGDSSSSTPLDFHALNSTCNNNSSILMNSNMELLNSISQQLENDQNFSSNNIHQQHGFLSLSSNDQNFSNHHQHELNIMSNFHNDHHMNNISHDVYDPAVAVAAAQFFTLGGPSYGCTSSIPESESMLNSSNNNINIPTPHPLVSGNTTSKNTSEGRKRKRNNQKEVEKPREVVHVRAKRGQATDSHSLAERLRREKINEKLRCLQELVPGCYKTMGMAVMLDVIINYVRSLQNQIDFLSMKLSAASLFYDFNSSEMDDMDSMQGTNGYAAAQGMGKNIVGEGYGGFPQFQTSWPL, encoded by the exons atgggtgattcttcttcttctactccTCTAGATTTTCATGCTTTGAATTCTACTTGTAACAATAATTCCtctattttgatgaattcaAATATGGAACTTCTAAATAGCATAAGCCAACAActtgaaaatgatcaaaatttctCCTCAAATAATATTCATCAACAACATGGTTTTTTGTCTTTGTCATCAAATGATCAAAACTTCTCTAATCATCATCAACATGAACTCAACATCATGTCTAATTTTCATAATGATCATCATATGAATAATATTAGCCATGATGTTTATGATCCCGCCGTCGCGGTTGCTGCTGCTCAATTTTTTACTTTGGGAGGTCCAAGTTATGGATGTACTAGCTCAATTCCAGAATCAGAATCCATGTtgaatagtagtaataataacattaatattcCAACTCCTCATCCTCTAGTCTCTGGAAATACTACTAGCAAG AATACAAGTGAagggagaaagagaaaaaggaacAATCAAAAGGAAGTTGAGAAACCAAGAGAAGTTGTCCATGTTAGAGCAAAGAGAGGCCAAGCTACTGATAGTCATAGTTTGGCTGAAAGA CTTCGAAgggagaaaataaatgaaaaactcAGATGCTTGCAAGAACTTGTTCCTGGATGTTATAAg ACTATGGGAATGGCAGTGATGTTAGATGTAATAATCAATTACGTCCGGTCATTGCAAAATCAAATTGAT tttctttCAATGAAACTATCAGCAGCAAGTTTGTTTTATGATTTCAATTCATCAGAGATGGATGATATGGACTCAATGcag GGAACAAATGGGTATGCAGCAGCTCAAGGAATGGGGAAAAATATTGTTGGAGAAGGGTATGGAGGATTTCCTCAATTTCAAACATCTTGGCCTCTTTAA